One Pantoea eucalypti genomic region harbors:
- a CDS encoding DeoR/GlpR family DNA-binding transcription regulator, whose translation MLQETRLHRIRALLTRLNQVSTERIIRELGVSRETARRDIIEMEALGLARRVHGGLVAIETQAEPPLTERRSTQTREKRAIARAAAQLLQPGQTLFLDAGSTTTLLAEELHALSGLTIVTNSLQAALALSAGEENQPLNNQIILLGGTMSAGAQQTRGEITVGEIIRYRADVALLSPVGIDAECGGSSFHPHEAAIARAMVQQSAACYLLADHTKLGVVSRTVYAPPQAISLLITDSGGDNGAALEALQQTLPAVMVV comes from the coding sequence ATGCTGCAGGAAACGCGCCTTCATCGCATCCGTGCCTTACTGACCCGGCTAAACCAGGTCAGTACCGAGCGCATTATCAGGGAGCTGGGGGTGTCACGCGAAACCGCGCGCCGCGACATCATTGAGATGGAAGCGCTGGGTCTGGCACGCCGCGTCCACGGTGGCCTGGTGGCCATTGAAACCCAGGCTGAACCGCCGCTCACGGAACGTCGCAGCACCCAGACCCGGGAGAAACGCGCAATCGCCCGCGCCGCTGCGCAATTGCTGCAGCCCGGACAGACGCTGTTTCTTGATGCGGGCAGCACCACCACGCTGCTGGCAGAGGAGTTACACGCCCTTTCCGGCCTGACGATAGTGACCAACAGCCTGCAGGCCGCGCTGGCACTGAGCGCTGGAGAAGAAAACCAGCCGTTGAATAATCAGATTATTTTGCTGGGTGGGACGATGTCGGCGGGTGCGCAACAGACGCGCGGCGAAATCACCGTTGGCGAGATTATCCGCTACCGAGCCGATGTCGCGCTGCTGTCGCCAGTGGGGATTGACGCAGAGTGCGGTGGCAGCAGTTTTCACCCGCACGAAGCGGCTATCGCCAGAGCAATGGTGCAGCAATCCGCTGCCTGCTATCTGCTGGCCGATCACACCAAACTCGGCGTGGTCAGCCGCACGGTTTACGCGCCGCCGCAGGCGATCTCCCTGCTGATTACTGACAGTGGCGGCGACAACGGTGCCGCACTTGAGGCGTTGCAGCAGACATTGCCAGCGGTAATGGTGGTTTAA